Part of the Zea mays cultivar B73 chromosome 4, Zm-B73-REFERENCE-NAM-5.0, whole genome shotgun sequence genome is shown below.
tgctacagtagctgtccggtgcgccactcgacagaaggcaaggatagccttccatgttgatctccaacggctcctagctgccttggggatataaaagggacccctaggcgcatggagcaggcactcaagcattctctaagcatactaagacatccagactccgctcccacgcatttgattctcgtgttagtgatttgagctccattcgagttgtgaactccccgtgttgtcatttgagctcaagtcttcacttgtgcgCGTGTGTTTGCTGCGGATtgaatcttgtgtgtgttgcttttccctcccttacttctgtgtttcttttgtgatcatcactgtaagggcgagaggctccaaattgtggagattcctcgcaaacgggaaaatactctaaaagaaaagactgtggtattcaagttgatcatcggatcacttgaaaggggttgagtgcaaccctcgtcgccacaacgtggaagtaggcaagtgttacttggccgaaccacgagataaaaatcacgtgtctcttgtgttgctttctctgtgattgttttgttcacaagaactcgctccaaagctacttagtcacactaacactttaataactaagttttgtggctatttagtgtttgattttacaggatcacctattcacctcctctaggtgctctcaatgcgtCACCATCAAGCCACGTCTGAACATACACACAACACACCGAATGGGCACCGGGGTCTCCATAGTGACAACTCGCCATACCGAGTGTACGTCTACGCACATTGACAGGTGACGAAGGGGTCATGATGATAGGAGAAGCCACGCCACGTACAACCACAAGATGAGACTGGTCCGTGGGACCCATTGTGCACCACTACAAATATGTCAGCGATGGTCTCACTATAGGAGCTGGAGTAACGAACGACACCATACCGGAAGTACGACTACACACGACCCTATGGAGGACCCACCATGACAACATGGGAagccaatctctctctctctctctttgtaGTAGAAAACAGATTGCCTATGTAAGGTCCTACCCTTGAGATATAAAAGGGTAGGGGCCCCTCCTCCTTCCAACACGAGCACACTAGTTGTAAAATGCTCCAGAGCAATACTATGATCATCACTACATTGAACTAGGGCGTAAGCCTAAACCAGTATAAACACACTGTCTCAAATCCATCACTTGAGTCCCAGTGgctcaccattcggagtgagtctACGCTAGCTTCCTCTCCaaacacaaatcttattgtcaCCTGATTTCCGAAACCACGACACCATCTTAATCGAATATGTCACAACATGATAAGATAAAAGATATCTAAAAATACAGATACTTATGTATTTCAAGACCGAGCAATGACACAAGCTTGACATGTTGTGAGTCGCATCGTGCATAGAAAAATAACATAGCTGATGTGATCGGACGAGGAAATGCCTAGAGCAAATCGAACGATCATCATTTTCTAGACGGCGTGGACACACTTTACACATGCCAGACGTAATTCTCAGTTGTCTATTAAAATtaattatttattattttattattaattaTTATCTATACTCCTATATAAAGCACCACTTCAATCTTTACAACAATCACCCAAACAATTGTGCATCATAGTGTTTATCTCATCTAAATACACCCAACCAAATGCACCGAGAACCATCCCACCTTTGAAACCAAGAGACGAGATCAATCGAAATCTCTCCTTTTTCTTACTCACTCAAATCCAATGCCCTAGCTTTTTTGGATCATCCCTTACTCATCATCAACCATGCCTCCACCCACGATCCCCTCACATGCTACTGACTCCTCATTATCCTACCCGCCACCGCCCCCTCCAACGCACGAGCACAGTCCCTACCCCCGCCAACTTTCCCAACTACCAGGCTTCCCCTCTGCCACCACTATCATTAGCACAACAAGAGCATCTTGAAGTCAGAGATGCTCTGGCTGTTGTCGTAGTTGAGCAGTGGCAGCGCGTCACGGAGCGCGAAGAGGCAGTAGAGGACCATCTTGGCGCTAGAGCTAGTGGTGAGCGCCATGGCCACAAGGTAGGGCAATGTCTGCACAAAGAGGGCTTCATGTTTCATCACGTCAGCGTGCCAAGCAAGCTCAAAGCAAGCGTCGACAAGGGCAGCGAGCAGCGGGTCAGCGGTGGCGAGGAGCGCGAGATGACCATGGAGCAGTGTGAGCGGGTACATGAGGTCCTCCTATCTTGATGGGTAGGTGGGGTGTGTGACGAGCAGGTGGAGGAGGACAGTGGCTGGGCGTGGAGGAGGGGGTGGGGTCAAGGCGCGTTTGAAGCACAGCCGACATCGGGGTCGGAGGGGGAGCGAGGGTTAGGGTGAGTGTCTGCGGAAGGGAGACGAGTAGCGTGTGGTAGATAGACATTTTTTACTAGTTAAATTAAATGATCTACTTTATGGTGCAAGGGCCGAACATCACGAGTGCAATTTTTCTCCCCAACGCGAGTTAAGTGCCTTTGCCGCACCATCACTTCTTTTCTCCCTTCCTCAGTGTGTCAAGGACTAGATCTACCATAGACCCTGTTTAGCACAACTTATTTCATAGCTTTTTCATAGATTTAAGCAGAAGCTATATTAAATAGGGCGTTTTCACAACGACTTATTAGTTCAACTGCTTCTCAAAATAAACTAAAATCAGATAATAAGTAGAAGCTGTAGCTTCTTAAATAGGTTATCTTTACTTAAGCAGTTGTGTCTATGCATGGCCAATAAGCATGAGGCCTGCTATTTGGGCCTGATCCGAGCCCGACACGACCCGGTTCTATGCGGGCCCGAGCCTAGCCCGGCACGGGCGGCGTGCCGGGCCCGTTCTGAGTTTTGGGCCCGTCGGGCTGGCCCGAGCATGGCCCGTTTATAAAAGGGCTAGGACTCGGCCTGTTTAATAAGGCAAACATTGCAAAAAATAGCTCTATTTTTTATTTAAAGTCTATCGTTTATTTGTGAAATGTTTATTATTTGTAATATATGTTATTGTATTTGGTTAATCCTTCAATTATGATTTATAAATATGTTCATTTTTATGGTGATCTAATTTTAAGCTTGATTTATGCTATGGCGGGCTCGGACAGACACAGTGAATATTTTTGAGCCGGGCTCAACATGCCGGCCCGGGCCGGTTGGGCCATCCCGTGCTGGGCTCGTTCGGTGAGTTGAGCCTGCTGGGCAGCCCGTCCCAGCCCCGATAATTAATCGGGTCTAACCGTGCCGTGCTTAAGTGGACCGTGCTTCGACGGGTCCGGGCCAAGCCGGGCGGCCTGTTTGGACATCTCTAGTTGTGTCAAACAGGGTCACGGTACCATGTTGTAGGCTGTCCATGTGGCTGCAAATGGTGAATAGAGGCCCAAAATTTTTGTGTCAAATTTTCATTTACCTTTCCATGCTAGCAAACGAAAACATATACAGTACCTATATCGTTTTTTTTTTCTCCTGGCTTAGAAATTTCGTCTCATCATGCTAGTTTAATCTGTATACACTACACTGCACAAGCTATTCCTCTGGCCTTGATTATCTTGCGCGTGCATGCATTTGTATGGATATGATCGCAGCCACGCATCCATTCTCAATCACCATTTGCTTGACATCTAATGTCCCCCTCTGGCCTCTGCACCACTTGCGCACACTACACACCGTCTGATACGCCAAGATCCCAAGCTAAAATAACACCCCAATGATCATATGAAAACAAGTGACAGTGCGAGCCAGCCCATTTGCGGATCGGAGCCACCCGAAGCCGCGCACAAAATATTCGATACCGTATAAGGGAAAAACACTATAGTCGTTATACGAGGTAGGCAAATAATCCTCTTCCTAACCGGCGGCCGGGTTCACATGCATATATATGATGGCCGCGGGGTTCATCACATGAACGCTATTGTGCCTAGTGCACCGATTTATTAATCACCCGAGGCTGTACTATAAATACATCGGTAATACTGTGATCAAAGCATCGCAAACAAGATCTCTAACCACTGCATTATTGGCTATAGAGAGTGATCGCGATCGTGGTAGCTCCTGGCTTTGTGATCGAGACGAGCAATGGCGTGCAAGGCATTTGCGCTGTTCCTGGCCGTGAACCTGGTGGTGCTGGGCGTAGCCAGCGCCTGCTCGCCCTACTGcccgaccccgaccccgaccccCTCGACGCCGACGACGCCCACGCCCACGCCGTCGTCGTTCGGCAGGTGCCCCCGCGACGCGCTCAAGCTTGGCGTGTGCGCCAACGTGCTGGGCCTCATCAAGGCGAAGGTGGGCGTGCCGCCCGCGGAGCCGTGCTGCCCGCTGCTGGAGGGTCTCGTCGACCTGGAGGCCGCCGTCTGCCTCTGCACCGCCATCAAGGGCCAAATCCTCGGCATCAACCTCAACCTGCCTATCGATCTCAGCCTCATCCTCAACTACTGCGGCAGGACCGTGCCCACCGGCTTCAAGTGCTGAGCTGAGCGCGTTCGCCTCCCTTGCATGCATATGCACGCACACGATGATGAGTGAATGAGTGATGCAtattatggtttggttgcatttccaCGTACGCGCGACGACTAGTCCGCATCATGCATGTACGCATGGCCGTGATTTGTATTCTCCCCGCCTGGCTGCTGCCTCTTTATTTGCTCCCCGTGCATTTGTCATGTTGCAAAGAGTTAGCCGGCTGTCACTTGTATGCCGGTGATACATAAGTTCCAATCAAGTTTGTCTTGCGCTTTATATTTCAGTGTTTTGCATGTTCTGATCATATTCTGGCCGTACTTGAGCTTATATGGATACTACCAGTAACACGTATTTAGAGCATATTCAGATATAAAGGCTAATTGCCAGTTATCTAAAAACTAATCAAAATCAGTTTCAGTATGCCTAATTAGAAGGGTTCATTTTTAGCTAAGTCTTTATCTAATTAATTGTTAgctaacaatttttagttattatAATACAAATTTGGTATAAGTAGCTTTATAATTAAATGTACTAATCAACCatccactaccggaatccgggcctttgccgagtgctggcggctttgccgagtgccttttatcgggcactcggcaaacggcaaagaagactttgccgagcgccgcactcggcaaagccctgCGCTCGGTATTTACCGAGCTTATTTACCGAGTGTccctcggcaaagactgctttgccgagagtcaaacactcggcaaagatgg
Proteins encoded:
- the LOC100286224 gene encoding cortical cell-delineating protein precursor, producing the protein MACKAFALFLAVNLVVLGVASACSPYCPTPTPTPSTPTTPTPTPSSFGRCPRDALKLGVCANVLGLIKAKVGVPPAEPCCPLLEGLVDLEAAVCLCTAIKGQILGINLNLPIDLSLILNYCGRTVPTGFKC